Part of the Kitasatospora sp. NBC_00374 genome is shown below.
GGCCGGCGTCGAAGGTGCCGTGCCGGCTGAAGATGGCGTCGGCGGTGGCCGCGGCGAACTCGCGGCCCTCCTCGGAGTCGCCTGCCTGGAAGACCACGGGCCGGCCCTGCGGGCTGCGCGGGACGTTGAACTGCCCGGCTATGTCGAAGTGTTGGTCGTGGTGGCGGAACCGGCCCGCGTCGGGGTCGGGCAGGAACACCCCGGACTGCTGGTCGGCGAGGATCTCGTCGTCGTACCAGGAGTCGAACAGTTCCCCGGCGGTGCGCAGGAACCGCTCGGCGCGCGCGTAGCGGTCCTCCTCGGCGAGGAAGCCGCCGCGTCGGAAGTTCTCGCCGGTGAAGGCGTCCCACGAGGTGACCACGTTCCAGGCGGCGCGGCCGGCCGAGAGGTGGTCGAGGCTGGCGAACTGCCGGGCGACCTCGTAGGGCTCGTTGAAGGTGGAGTTGATGGTGCCGGCCAGGCCGATCCGTTCGGTCACCGCGGCCAGCGCGGTCAGCACGGTGAAGGTGTCGGGGCGGCCGACCACGTCCAGGTCGTAGATCTCGCCGCCCTGTTCGCGCAGGCGCAGCCCCTCGGCGAGGAACAGGAAGTCGAACTTGGCGCGCTCGGCGGTACGGGCGAAGTGGGCGAAGGAGCTGAACTCGATGTGGCTGCCGGCCTGCGGGTCGCTCCAGACGGTGGTGTTGTTGACGCCGGGGAAGTGCGCGGCGAGGTGGATCTGCTTGGGGGGCCTGGCCATGGTGGTGCGTTCCCTCCGGCTCAGGCGCTTGCGGTGCGGGCGGCGTAGCGGTTGGCGGGGCGGGTGAGGCCCAGCAGGCCGCGCAGGGTGTCGGCCTCGTAGGCGCGGCGGAAGGCACCGCGGGCCTGGAGCTCCGGGACGAGACCGCGGGTGATCGCCCTGAGGTCGTGGCCGGTCACCGCGGGGCGCAGCCGGAATCCGGTCAGGCCGGCCCGTTGGCGTTCCTGGAGCAGGTCGGCGAGTTGGGCGGGGGTGCCGGCGAAGATCTCGGCGTCGCTGGTGAGCGGCTCGCCGAGGCGGGCGTCGAGCCGCTCCCGGCGGGCTCGTGCGGTGGCCGGGTCGTCGTCGAGGAGGACCAGCAGGTCGCCGAAGAGGTGCAGGGGCTCCCCGGCCCGGCCGGCCGCCCGCTGCTCGGCACGGATCTCGGCGACGATCGCCGCGGCCCGGTCGGTGTCGTGCGGGGTGACGTAGCCGAGGTCGGCGGAGCGGGCGATCAGCCGGTACGGGACGGTGGCGTGGGCGAGCGCGGTGACGATCGGCTGGCCCTGCGGCGGCCGCGGCGTGACGGACGGGCCGCGGACGGCGAAGTGCCGGCTCTCGAAGTCGATGTGGTGCAGCTTCGCCCGGTCGACGAAGCGGCCGGTGGCCGCGTCCCGGATCTCGGCGTCGTCCTCCCAGCTGTCCCACAGCCGCCGGACGACCTCGACGTGGTCGGCGGCCTCGTCGAAGGTCTCCTCGATCAACTCCTGGACCTGCGGGTCCTGGTGCTGGTCGGGCCGGATCACCGGGAAGGAGCGGCGGCCGAAGTGCGCGGCCTCGTCGGCGCGCAGCGAGGCCTGGACGCGGACGCCGGCCCGGCCGGTGCTGACGTAGTCGAGGGTGGCGATCGCCTTGGAGATATGGAACGGCTCGGTGTGGGTGGTGACCACCGTCGGTACCAGCCCGATGTGCCTGGTCAGCGGGGCCACCCGGGCCGCGGTGAGGACGGCGTCGAGCCGCCCGCGGACCTGGTCGGTGCGGCCGTCCGGCTCACCGTGGCGGGTGCTCTGCAGGGTCAGGGAGTCCTCGAAGGTGACGAAGTCCAGCAGGCCGCGCTCGGCCTCCAGGACGGCGTCGGCCCAGTAGCCGGCGGTGAACAGTTCACGCGGGCGGGCGTCCGGTTCCCGCCAGGAGGCGGGGTGCCAGCCGGTGCCTTCGAGCGCGACGGCAAGGTGGAGCGGCGGGAGGGGGGCGGGTACGGCTGCGGGCATGGCGGAGCTGCCTTCCTGATCGACCGGGAACGGACGCAGTGATCCCTGGGACGGGTGCGTCGACGGGGAGTCAGGTCAGCGGGGACAGAGTGTGCCGGCCACCCTCTGCAGGTCGATGTGCTGGCGTCCGTAGAGGTGGACGCGGGGCCCGCGGGGGTCGAGGGTGACGGTGGCGGCGCGGTCGGGTACGGCACGCACTGCGGTCACCTCCCCGGAGCCCGGACGGGCCTCGGCCGCGTCACGGTTCGCGTTTGCGGAGCCGGTGCGGCTCCGCCTGGTCATCACCTGGAGCACCCCGCCGCGTGGGAGGGTTGCCGGTCAGCAAGCCAGGGCTTGTCGCTGACGCTCGTCACCTGCCTCGACGCTATCCCGCGGGTACCGGCCTGCGCAATGCCCTTCGGGGACGACCGGGCTGAGCGGTCGTCAGGCCGGAGCGGGGCGCCGGTGCGTGATGCTCACGGCTGGGTCAGGTCGCCGCGGCGGCGCGCAGCCGCTCGCGGGGGACGACCGCGACGGCCCGGCCGTCGAGCAGGACCACGACGGCGGGGTGGTCCGGGCCGAGCGCCCGGTACGCCTCGGAGACCGCCCGGCCGATGCCGACCGTCGGCAGCGGTCCGGCGAGGTGGTCGCGGAGCGGATCCCCGGGGCGGGCCCGGCCCTCGGCGAGGGCTGCCTCGATCCCGGCGGCACTGACGGATCCGACGATCTCGGTGGCGCTGATCCCGTGCGGGCGGTCCGGTCGGGCGGCGACCACCGGGGCCACGGCGCAGGCCGCGCCGCGCAGGACGGCCAGCGCCTCGCCGAGCGGGGTGTCCGCGGTCGGCGCGGGCAGGCCCGCGCCGGGGACCGGTGGTGCGTCGAGCAGGGCGCGGACGGTCGGTTCGGTGTCCTCGGGTGTGCGCGGCTCCTCCAGGAAGCCCCAGTCCCGCATCCAGTCGTCGCTGAACACCTTCGAGAGGTAGGAGCGCCCCGAGTCCGGGAGCAGCACGACCACCAGGTCGTCCGGCCCGAGTTCGCGCGCCACCCGCAGGGCGGCCGCCACGGCCGTACCCGAGGACGGGCCGGCCAGCAGGCCCTCCTCGCGGGCCAGCCGACGGGCGGTCAGCAGCGACTCCCGGTCGGGGATCCGCTCGAAGCGGTCCACCACCTCGGGGTGGAACGACTGCGGCCACAGGTCGTCGGTGGTCTCCGGGTGGACGAAGTGGCCGATGCTCTCGACGAAGTAGGGGCTGCCGTCGCCCCCGGCGTAGACCGAGGCCTCTGGGTCCGCGCCGACCACGGTGACCCGGCCGCCGGACACCTTCCTGAGGTGGGCGCCGGTGCCGCTGATGGTGCCGCCGGTACCGATCCCGGCGACGAAGTGGGTCACCCGGCCGCGGGTCTGCTCCCAGATCTCCGGGCCGGTGGTCCGGATGTGCGCGTCGGGGTTGGCCGGGTTGTCGTACTGGTTCGCCAGCCAGGCGCCGGGGATCTCGGCGGCGAGCCGCCGGACGACGTTGAACAGGTGGTCGGGGTGCTGCTTCGGCAGGGCCGCCGGAGCGAGGACGACCTCGGCGCCGTAGGCCCGCAGGATGTCCGACTTCTCCCGGGAGGAGCGGTCGGAGACGCCGACGATCACCCGGTAGCCGCGGCGTCGGCCGACGATCGTCAGACCGATCCCGGTGTTGCCGGAGCTCGCCTCGATGATCGTCCCGCCCGGCCGCAGCAGCCCGTCGCGCTCGGCGGCCAGCACCATGGAGAGCGCGGCGCGGTCCTTGACGCTGCCGCCGATGCCGAGGAACTCCACCTTGGCGTAGATCGGGGCGGCGATACCCTCGCCGAGCCGGGTGAGCCGGAACAGCGGCGTCCCGCCGATCGCGTCGTCGACCGATTCGTAGACCGCCACCGCGGCCTCCTTCCCAGCAGGTCGGAGATTGGTGCGCCCCGCTTGACCGGGAGGGCGGCGGCCCGGTCCGGGGAGCGGGCGCGGCTGCCGCAGTGAAGCTTCCGTCAGGCCGGCCGGCCGGCGCAAGTGGCTGCCCCCGCCGCCGCCCGGCCCGGACGCACGGGTGCGCCGGTGGGGTCGGCCCACCGGCGCACCCGTGTGCCGCGGGGTCAGGACAGCTGACCGCCGTAGTCCGGGAGCTTGAAGGTCCGCTCGGCGTGGCCGCCCACCAGGTCCGTGGTGTTGTTGCCGATGTTCGCGACGATCGTGTAGCCGCTCTTCTCGATCTCCGCGCGCTTGGCAGTCTTGAAGGTCCCGGTCTCCTGGAACAGGTCCACGAAGGAGCGGCCGTACAGGCCGTCGACGGGGTATCCCACGGCCGTCAGGTTGTACCTGGTGATGCAGTCGATGAACCCCGGACGGGCGGTGACGAAGAAGACCTTCACACCGCGGGCGCTCGCGGATCTGACCACGTCCCGGACGGCCTGGATCGCGGGGGTCGGCAGCGCGAAGGAGTAGTCCGTCTCCAGCGAGGTGTTGTCGATGTCCAGGACGATCGCCGGGCGCTCGCCCGCCGGGGCGGACGGCACCCGCACCTTGAGGTAGGCGTCGGCCTGGTCGGCCACGGCCTGGACGTCCTTCAGCCAGGTCGCGTACGGCACGTCGGGCTTGCCGAGCGCCTGCACCGAGGCGGCCGGGGCCGCCGCGGGCTGCGCGGCGACCGCCGGGGCGGTGGCCGTCAGCGCGAGCGTCGCTCCCACGGCGGCCGCGGCGCCGAGGGTCCTGCGGCGATGGCGGAGGTGCTGCATGTCCGTGCTCCTTCATGTCGAGGGTCGGGAGCAGGATGGAGCACCAGGGTTACCCGCGGGTAGCCATAGGACCAAGATTTTTTGTGGATGTCGACACGTTGTCGTCGAAACGCCGTCAGGAGACCGGCCTCCGGGCGGCGTTCCCGGCCCGGCGCGGCGGCTCCGGCGAGCCGCGCCGGCGCGGCGTGCCCTCGGACCGGACCCGCACCGGCCGGCGCGGGCGGATGCGGGTACCGGCGGGGATCAGTCCTGCGTGCCGGGGGCGGAGAAGGTCAGGCCTCGGGCGGCCGGGACCCGGGGAGCCGGACCGGGCGGCGGCGCGTCCTCCTCCGGCGGCTGGAAGACGGCCCGGTCGACCGGCAGCGGCCGGGGAGCCGTCGCCGCCACGGGGGCGTCGGCGGAGGGTTCGGAGAAGTGCAGCCCGAGGGGGGTGCGATCGTCGATCATGTCTCAGTGTCGCACCCCGAACACCCGCGATCCGCCCGACCACCGGTTCGAGGCCGCTCGCGGGTGCCGCCGGCCGGCCGGCCCGATCCCGCCCGAGGCGGTGTTCGCGGCCGGGGGCAGCGGCTATCGTGAGCGTCATGTCCACCCGTGTGGAGCTGCCGGAGCAGCTGGAGGAAGCCGTCCGTTCGGCCGCCGCCGAGGCGGGGCTCAGCGTCGACGACTACGTCGTCCGGGTGCTGACGGCCGATCAGCTGGCAGCCGCGGGCAGCCCGGGCGAGCGTGCGGCCCGGGCGCACGCGCTCGCCGCGGCCGCCCACCGGCGGTGGGTCGTTGACGGCCGCAGCGAGACCGGCTGGATGTCCGCGGACGAGGTCTTCGGCCGCTGACCTGCGCCCGCGCGGCCCTGCCGGGATGCTCGCCGGGGTGCTGGCCGGGTCAGGACGCCTCGACGGCTGCCTTGATGCGCAGGCCGAAGGCGTCGGCGTCCTTGCGCGCGGCGCTCAGCGCGAAACCGACCAGCAGCTTGCCGATACCGTGGCCTTCGAGGGTGTTGAAGATCCGCACCCGGGTGCTGTTCTCCGAGAGCGCCTCCAGGTCGTAGCCACCGTCGCCGGCCGTCACGATGTTCTTGGAGATCTCGGCCCAGCGGACCGTGGTCGGCGCCACCAGCTCGGTGATCCGGAACTGCCGGCCGGTCTTCATACCGGCGTCCTTGACCGTGCTGGTGAACACGGTGCCGACCGCCGTCGGGCCGGGCGGCGTCTTCTCGATCCGCAGCACTCGCGGACTGAACTTCGGGTCGTTCTCGCCGTCGGCGAGGAACGCGAAGACCTCCTCGATGGGCCGGCCGACCTCGACCGTGGCCTCGAACTGACCCGCCATGAACTCTCCTTCGACCGGGGCGTGCCCCGACCTCGACGTCCGGGCCGGGGTGTCCGGGAATCCTCGCAGACCGGGCCGAGGAATCCAGTCAGACTCGCCTCCTCGGTGCCGGCCCGGCGGCCGCGCCAGGGCCGGTACCTAGGGTTCCGGCGGGGCAATGGGTGACGGATACGCATTGATCACGCGGAGGGCGGCGCGTTTGCTGGTCCCCGGGGGCACCGCCCGCTGCTCCCAGGTCCAGCAGACGGAGACCCTCATGACGCTTCGTGACCTCCCCATCGCCCTCGTGCCCGCCCCCCGCTCCCCCGAGCCGCCCGCGGGAGAGCCGACGACCGCGGTGCGCCGCCGACCCGCCACCACCGCACCGCGCCACGGCGGGGTCGCACTGGTCCGCGCCTCCCGCCGGCGGGTACGGACGGGGTCCGCCGGGCTGGTCCGGCTGGCGAGGCTCGGGCGCTTCGTCGAAGGCGCCGGGGTGCACCTCCCCCGGGGCGCGCAGCGACTCGGCCCCGAAGGGTAGGCGCCGGGGGCTTCCCTGCCCCTCGCGGATCAGCCCCGCGAGGGGCCGGGCAGGCCCCGGGAGAGCCACCCCCGGCCGACCGGGTCACAGCCCGTTGCCGGCCCGGCGAGCCGGGCCCGGTCGGCCGGGGGGCAT
Proteins encoded:
- a CDS encoding NtaA/DmoA family FMN-dependent monooxygenase (This protein belongs to a clade of FMN-dependent monooxygenases, within a broader family of flavin-dependent oxidoreductases, the luciferase-like monooxygenase (LMM) family, some of whose members use coenzyme F420 rather than FMN.); this encodes MARPPKQIHLAAHFPGVNNTTVWSDPQAGSHIEFSSFAHFARTAERAKFDFLFLAEGLRLREQGGEIYDLDVVGRPDTFTVLTALAAVTERIGLAGTINSTFNEPYEVARQFASLDHLSAGRAAWNVVTSWDAFTGENFRRGGFLAEEDRYARAERFLRTAGELFDSWYDDEILADQQSGVFLPDPDAGRFRHHDQHFDIAGQFNVPRSPQGRPVVFQAGDSEEGREFAAATADAIFSRHGTFDAGRAFYTDVKGRLARHGRTPDELLILPAATFVLGDTDAQARELAHEVRRSQVSGQTAIKILEQVWNRDLSAHDPDGPLPAIDPDPGEHTLARGRASVRMVRDPLATAKEWRELAEAKGLSIRELVIETTGRQTFVGSPATVADAIDTFVQADASDGFILVPHLTPGGLDEFADTVVPLLQERGVFRREYEGGTLRDHLGLTRPPAAPATRTKEGPTL
- a CDS encoding LLM class flavin-dependent oxidoreductase, which gives rise to MPAAVPAPLPPLHLAVALEGTGWHPASWREPDARPRELFTAGYWADAVLEAERGLLDFVTFEDSLTLQSTRHGEPDGRTDQVRGRLDAVLTAARVAPLTRHIGLVPTVVTTHTEPFHISKAIATLDYVSTGRAGVRVQASLRADEAAHFGRRSFPVIRPDQHQDPQVQELIEETFDEAADHVEVVRRLWDSWEDDAEIRDAATGRFVDRAKLHHIDFESRHFAVRGPSVTPRPPQGQPIVTALAHATVPYRLIARSADLGYVTPHDTDRAAAIVAEIRAEQRAAGRAGEPLHLFGDLLVLLDDDPATARARRERLDARLGEPLTSDAEIFAGTPAQLADLLQERQRAGLTGFRLRPAVTGHDLRAITRGLVPELQARGAFRRAYEADTLRGLLGLTRPANRYAARTASA
- a CDS encoding putative leader peptide is translated as MRAVPDRAATVTLDPRGPRVHLYGRQHIDLQRVAGTLCPR
- a CDS encoding pyridoxal-phosphate dependent enzyme is translated as MAVYESVDDAIGGTPLFRLTRLGEGIAAPIYAKVEFLGIGGSVKDRAALSMVLAAERDGLLRPGGTIIEASSGNTGIGLTIVGRRRGYRVIVGVSDRSSREKSDILRAYGAEVVLAPAALPKQHPDHLFNVVRRLAAEIPGAWLANQYDNPANPDAHIRTTGPEIWEQTRGRVTHFVAGIGTGGTISGTGAHLRKVSGGRVTVVGADPEASVYAGGDGSPYFVESIGHFVHPETTDDLWPQSFHPEVVDRFERIPDRESLLTARRLAREEGLLAGPSSGTAVAAALRVARELGPDDLVVVLLPDSGRSYLSKVFSDDWMRDWGFLEEPRTPEDTEPTVRALLDAPPVPGAGLPAPTADTPLGEALAVLRGAACAVAPVVAARPDRPHGISATEIVGSVSAAGIEAALAEGRARPGDPLRDHLAGPLPTVGIGRAVSEAYRALGPDHPAVVVLLDGRAVAVVPRERLRAAAAT
- a CDS encoding HAD family acid phosphatase, which translates into the protein MQHLRHRRRTLGAAAAVGATLALTATAPAVAAQPAAAPAASVQALGKPDVPYATWLKDVQAVADQADAYLKVRVPSAPAGERPAIVLDIDNTSLETDYSFALPTPAIQAVRDVVRSASARGVKVFFVTARPGFIDCITRYNLTAVGYPVDGLYGRSFVDLFQETGTFKTAKRAEIEKSGYTIVANIGNNTTDLVGGHAERTFKLPDYGGQLS
- a CDS encoding SRPBCC family protein; the protein is MAGQFEATVEVGRPIEEVFAFLADGENDPKFSPRVLRIEKTPPGPTAVGTVFTSTVKDAGMKTGRQFRITELVAPTTVRWAEISKNIVTAGDGGYDLEALSENSTRVRIFNTLEGHGIGKLLVGFALSAARKDADAFGLRIKAAVEAS